The nucleotide window cacatatttttttcttttttgaaaagtCGTGCGAACGAGGGTACACAAGGCCTACCTACGTCAAAATCCAACGTCAAAGTAACCGAAGAAATGCAATGATAAGTCGCAATAAAAAATAGTGACAAAACAAATTGAGAGTCGTAATGTCGGACCACGGTGGGAGAAAACacaataactgaaagcagtaGTGTTAGATCAtaatggaaacaaaaacaataacttaaagCAGTAATGTTAGATCATAATGgatacaaaaacaataactgaaagcagtaatggacacaaaaacaataactgaaagcagtaatggaaacaaaaacaataactagaAGCAGTGATGCTAGACGACAATGGAATCACAAGTGCGGTGACCTTGATCGTGTGGCTCCGCCCTCTCCCAGGTAACCGAGCAGGTCGGTCATATCCTCATCCGTGTGGGCTTCCTCTGCTTCGCcgagaaggcctaactctctaaaaacaatccccagtggagtcgccaactgtcgcaacctacccttcagtggGAGGACGACAAGAGACTCACGGGaacgtcttccaaggaaggaagacgcacggagtcgccaccaacgtttatttgaggaaaacgtcagaaaaaccaaaatgcgtgtggtctatgaactttaatcgtgaaaggttcgggagttgtatttatgcacggggaaggtattagcaccccacgcgtccgtcacaagggacggcagcctttaaccgagtgtgcaaacatgacttcaatttgttttatttcccctttttttaggtttttatgtctttttatgcctttttgtattttttatctttttgtggtcgacaagggtgtttcccttgctcctacgtatcctcaattgcgatgagggaatcagacctacgtagttcttttaaaaGCGATAAAGccatgtgttgattttatgcttttgaaaggtccatgttaaccaataaaagcaaagaggaccatttaaggcgttggaccttagaacggtttcaagtgatttttgcggacaaagcttgatttgtgagttggttttagccttagtttcactttggttattagtcgattcatttgaggaaacttccaaagaaaaatgttcgattgattttttttattattttattcaaagatattttgattattttattattattttgcccctTTTTGATTTAACCGAGATTACTGCATGAACaatcggttgaattttattttaacggtgattaaacgagattacaacacaaatgatcggttgaaattcatttttatcatttattaggagAGATAACAGCTTAAGTGATcagttaaagctcgttaaaaaggGTGCGGAAAATAAACgtaatgaaattaaaagtacacaaaacaagtagggaccattAAGGattcatagaatgaattgaaagattcgatttcgggaatttaccagttgaagaccgaagaacgacgaagaacaaacgaagaaCAGTGAAGAACAGTGACGAACCTCCACGAAATCGCTTACGGAAacgtctcagaagcgttacggaagcacctcggcttggatttttttcacagaaacaatttttttcaccaattTCGAGACATTTCtcaataccagaagggctgaacccaTTTACtctgccctccttcccctatttataggagaaaagagggaggtggttgccgcccagctcgcccaggcgagctgggttgcttccaccaaaaggcaccgccttcttttAGAACCTTcaagaaggcccaagtgggcctggtttctatttgcacccccctttggtgtttttttttattgatttctttccgaaatgttgcgaaactttatggattacgcaaCGACACCTATTTTCCTTCCGAAATGTTGCGAAACATTACGGATTATGCAATGATGCTTGTTTTGACTTTCGGAaggttgcgaaactttacgaattatgcAACAATGCTTGTTTCGAGGGTTCTGAAGGGAGCAAACAAGGTTCGAGAACCGACCGCAAGTACtcccagatgaaattagggtatgacaatcatTTGTAACATCCACCTTATCGCGAGTGACAATCACCAAAtacattcttaatttctttctgtGGGGACCATTAGCTTTCCCAGTGACATGATCGACATGGACCATTGGTTTCTCCTCCCCAACTAGTCTAGTAGCCAACGGTCTGAGTTGTGTTGATTTTCTTGTCTTCTTTGATGTAGATGGTGAAGGTGCTACTAACTCAAGAGGAGGAAGGGGAGGATGAGAGCTgggtggtgtagccatgtgcctattaaaaaacaacattaattaagcaatgtatgaaaattatattaagttgTGTAATTGAAATTAACAaagcaagtaaatataaaataaattacattatacgatgttaattaattctccttcatcatgatcattacgatttatGAGGACGTCATCAACTTCTTCGTCTTCGTTAACATTAGTCAGCATTTGTCTGGAGAAAAGACTGAGACAAGTATCAACaattgaatcatcatcttcaatattaacaccaattgtttatCTATATAGAACCACTGACCATCTTTCATCACAAGgttcttgaacataaaatacctatttagcttgttctgccatgatgaaaggctcaTTCTGATAAAAAAGCTTCTTCAGATCTACCAAAGTAAATCTGACATCATCTGTTTGCACACCGATATTGCTATCAATCTACTTACACTTGAAAACATAGACactaaattttacataattaacctcccagatttcttcaatgactccaaagtaaggcatggGAGCTACacggggattgtcatcatgtacagtaGCAAAGTGCTAAGATTCAACCCTTAGACTAACAccactattttgcattgtactctTATTGTCTTGTGATTTTGTGTAGAACGAATACTTGTTGATATCGTATCCtagccaagttataacatttcttttaggcccatcagTACTTCCTTAACGTTTTAGATGCATTATGGTCACCGAATAttatatctttaaaccaatttaggaaagtcttgttatgctatTTCAACACCTTATTCTTGGTCATTTTTGGGTTACTTTCCTTAACTAAAGCTTCATGACGAACTATGTATGGTAGAACTTCATTAATGTTATTTAGTATATATAAATGAGCTTGTTGCAATTCTTCtagacttggagtgataacatgcagtcctcttgaacccttacctcccACTCTTTCGTCATGCCAAGACTCCAGAACCCCAACAGGTTTTGCCTTTTCGATGTACTCATAaaaaactcaatagcttcttccacaatgtacctttcaacaacaAATGCTTTAGGACAGTGTAAATTCTttatatacccttttaagatcttcatgtatcactcaaccgggtacatccaccacaaataaacgtgacatgatgcatacactgacaaaaacttatcttttcctttctggacaaagtatgacaagttggaggcaagtatattttgttaccatcagaccttggatgtaatTGGTCTCGTATACCCATCTCAACTAGATCTTGGCGAGTATTCAAACCAACCTTTGTCATGCCTTGAGTGTTAAGAAGCGTGATGATGACACTATCACAGACATTTTTCtcaacatgcataacatcaatacaatgaccagtatggaagatcaaacaaTATCAACCTCTTCTTTCATATggaagttttactttttttccttcttttgggtctttccaaatacagtattgATACCCTCAACCTGCTCAAGAACATGTTGACCAGTTAATGGTATTGATGCattatcatgctcttgacttccattaaaatctTTTCTCAATTGTCGGTAAGGGTGATAAGCTTTCAAAAAACATTGATGTCGAGTGtatactatttttcttccatgtttcaattgtacgtagcttgtgtcttcttcatagACAGGGCATGCACGATGGCCCTTAACACTGTATCCACTCAAATTCCtgtatgctggaaagtcattaatggtacaaaatagcATTGCACATAACTTGAATGTCTCATTTCGAGACCCATCAAACACAACATCCCTTTCATCCCACAACGAGACCCATCAAACACAACATCCCTTtcatcccacaactttgtcaagtcttcaatgAAGGGActgagataaacatcaatgtcatttcttgGTTGTCTTGGGCctaatatcatcatagacaacatcttgtatttttgcttcatgcatAACCAAGAGCcaagttgtaaattactagcaaaataGGCTAAGAACTGTGCTGAGTGCTTAAACTGCCAtagggattcattccatcactggcaagtccaagcctaagatttctcgCCTCTTTGTCGAAATCCGGATACATACTattaatcttcttccactgaaAGGAATCAGCTAGATGGCAGAGCATTCCATCGCaatttctcccatttgcattaGCAAACAAACGCTTGAAACTTGGAATGATCAGAAGATACCATAACATCTTCACTGGGGGCCTTTCTTGGTGCTTTCATCATTACTACActcgtcatcatccttcactttgtatcgtgataccccacacctagggcactTTTGCATTTCTTCAAAATCATTTCtatacaatatgcaatcattaaGGCATGCATGAATCTTCTATTACTCCATACCCATCTgacacaatatcttcttcgCCTGATGGTAACTTTTTGGCAACGTGTTTTCCTCTAGAAGTATATCTTGCACCACCTGAAGCAGTAAAGTGAAGTTTTTGTCACTCTACCCATATCTGGCCTTAACATGaaccagacttaacactgcTGACAACAACGTCAAAGACTTCTTGCACCCCAAATACAAatgcttctttgaatcactttgcaatgtatcatacatagaggcatgtgcttgctgaaaataCTCTTGTTTAAGATCATGAATCAATTTCTCTAAGCGATCTCTTATTTCTACATCAACTGGTTCAGATGGGACACCACCCGCTCTGCATGACtatcaattcaccatgccatatccatgtcGTATAATTATTCTTAATCCCATCAGAAAGTAAATGTTCCCATATGTCGTCGAGTACTTGTCGTCTCAGAgtcaaatagtttatataaggacaaaaatattttccatcctCATCCGGTTGACTTTTTTCGGAGGTAAATTCCAAGAACTGTTCAATGCCTTCCTCATATGTGgggctcatgcgacttgcattcatccaactttgatccatgTAACTAATAACTTTGTGATAGTCACAAAGTTATTCTATGCATGAAAACCTCAATTTTTTCCTTGAAGGTGTGACCCTATCCCATtctgaaagatatatttttatagtaCATTCATATATAAAGGTTAACTTTCTTTTCTtagatttgatgaaatttcaatAGCATTTCGCATTGATCTCTAAGGACATCACATGAAAGCGATGAAAAGAATTCCACCACAATCATGTATGCACCCGGAGAACAACGCGAAATGCATTAAccgaaattttatcaaatttaagaaaataaagttaaccTTTACATATAAATGTACAATAAAATTATGActcttcccaaactgtccaaacggacaattcaagattcaatacaacgattaatgCAAATTGTCCGCAACAATcttgtattcaatctcaaacgaGAATCTAAAgttcactcatcatgaacatAACTTGTATATAAATCAATACTTATTAATCACAATCAACAAGTAATAAAAGCATTGGTAACAAACAAGAGCATCAAAACTTTATGAAAAACATTTGTACCTATGATGATGATCACTATAATGTCCAATAACGAATGTCGTGATCACGATGCAAACAGGAAAACCAAAAATGCCTACAAATTACATTGAACATTGAAGATTACACATCTTTAACTAACAACTCTTAAGCAACAACTTCATGACCACATGACCACTGACCAGCAACCAATAAGATTTTATCCCACTAAATAATGTCAGCTAcaagattaacaaaaaaatacaccCACTTTTGAGACCCTTGTCTACCTATACCATTGACCACCTCTACACCAAACAAGTACACCACATAGAATGAAAACATGCTAATTCACAAAAAGTTTTTCCTCAGTTCATATTCATCCCATTACAGTTACAAGTTACAACATCCTAGCATTAAGTTAGTTACCTCTTCTTCTTAGAGTGAGGGTGTATGGATATAAACTTCCCCAATGCAGTCAGCACAGTCCAAAAACAGAGCAGCAATCCAAGAAACAACTCAATCACCACTGGCATCAATCATCATtcccaaaaaatatatacatatagatACACCGTAACTTGAAAGAAAATgcatcaaacatatatacatatagatACTCATAGTCATAGCTAACTAGTGAggttaattaataatagaaGAAGTCTTCGTGTTGCCTCAAAGGCTTCATAAACCAACAATATTCAATCCTAACCATTAACCAGTTTGTGGTTCAAGAATCAATATGCAAAACCAGTTGTTGAAAGACTTATCAGGCTTCACTTCTTTTATATTGCGTTCTGTGAGACTAACACGAAGGATGAAGAGAAACAAAACGATTCGGGTCCTGTGAgactaagaaagaaagaaggactTCAAATGGCAGTGCTAGAAGGAAAACAAAGTAGAGAAACatgaagaaaggagaagaaaccTAACCTTTTGTGACCAATAGTTGCAGAACCACAAGAATGGCAATGAGGTTGCAGCATGCTACGAGTGACAACAAATGTGATGTTGTAGCGTTGCGAGAGGTTGCATTGCCGGTGGTGACGAAGTTACAATGCCGCAAGAGTTACAAATGAGAGTGTGAAAGTGTTCGAGTGAGAGTGATGAGAGTCAAAGGATTCAAAGTTACTAAGCTTCAGGGTTTTTGGCGCtagataatgattaaaaaatcgatgtagaGTTTTCTCTACGTTTTTCAGTAACATCAATTTTTGGTAAAATCAATGTTATCAAAGTTGGtttacatcgatttttaaaaaaccgatgttaacgaactcatgttaacatcgattttaataaaaatcgatgttaacaaactcGTGTTATTTACAAGATTGTCATCGCGTTTTtgtcaacatcggttttacgtAAAATCGATATTAACTTAGCGATGTTAAAGCCattatttttagtagtgaaaacatatttttagtgaaacatttatttttggtgaaaaataaaaagctaGTCAAACCTTATTCATGCTTTCTTAGAATTGATCAAAGTGACTatgatgtttatatttttaatagtagAAAAATAGTTGTAATGTAAGTAGTTTTTTATAAccatttaattattgattgtcTAGTAAGATCTCAAGTATTTTAACAACGATTATTTTTTTGGATCCAACTAATTTTCGATTTGAAATTTAGTAAGGAAAAACAAGTCTAACGTGCGTTGCATGCATATTTCACATAAACACGAATTGTATACACAAATACCACAAGATCAGAGGAGTTTCCTAATCATTTAAACTAAAGTGTAGTTGGCGAGTAAGTTAGGGGATTAAACCAATTGATTCAATCAGTTGAACTTGAATCAGAAGCCACACTGATTCACAGTTTACTCTGGTTTTTTACTTTAAACAAAATTTCTTAGAATTAGAAGTTTCTTTCTAATTGTGGCCTTGTGGTACATACGTgatcaaattttattctttttttttttctgtctggATGCTTTTGGTTTGGAAGATCAAATCTAGCAACCCAAAATAGAGaggaaaagtaagaaaaaaagatatgatCAGGAAAAGACAAATACCTATGATCACACCAAAACATATATGATCACTCgggtgtctttttttttttttttttaatgcataaGAAGCCAGAGTTCACAACATCTCACACTCCGCGCATCCTGTTCAAGCAATTCTAGACCTTCTCGGAACTTAGGTGAGTTTCTTGCAACTCATCATCATCCTCATAAACTCATTCAAGTCTATAAAGCCATCCCCATTTCTATCCACCCCCATCACCATTTTCTTACAAGCACTAAGGCTGCAACTTTCCCCTAGGCTTTTGAGAACTTGTGACAATTCCTCTGCACTGATTTTCCCATCGCCATTCAAATCAAACACTTGAAAAGCACTCTTGATCTCCGTCTCTTTCACCCTCTCCTCCACGTTGAACATGTCCATGAACTCTTTGAAGTCAATGAAGCCATCTCCATCAGAGTCCATCACCTGAAAAGACTCATCAGTCTCAGTGCCTTCGATTCCCCACCCCATTGTTCTCACTGCTGCTTTGTACTCTTCGAGGGTAATCTTGCCATCTTTGTTGGTGTCAAACTTGTCGAACACCCATTTCATTTCCTCTGACTTTGGCTGAATATTGCACCCTACATTTGATGTCTGTTTTGATGATTTTATGTTGTTGTTCGGGTTTGGACTATTGGGTTGAAAAGAGGAGTGCCCCAACGAGTTGCTACTATGAAATTGAAGGAAACTCAAATTCGACATGGTATATGTTTTGTGACTAGGTGGTACTAAAGATAAACAAATTGGCTTCAAGATTGCTTCTACTAAGGTTGTGGTTtgcatgtgtatatatataagctATAAGGTTTTTAGTTTTGAGAGAAGTGGAAGAATTGGAATTGTGTACGTTCTAATCAACGCGTTGAGGTCACTCCTTACTTTTCTCGATGTgatctttctttttattgataGACACTAGGATGGTCAAATTCAAAGAAAGTTTGGGTGGAAACCATTGATTGATCATGGTTCACTAAACATGGTGATGGAAAAAGAGGATTCTTTGTGGTTCAAGTTCAATGGAGTGCATCTTTGAGGTCGATTCTATCCCTCTTTTTTGGGAATCCGCGTATTCACCACTATGCCCCACTTACAAAGGCAAATCCTTATCCTATCTTTCCTAGTCACATACCATGTATCAAACGCATAAATTAAGTGCTTAGTCACGATCAAGATTCGACTTCTTCAGTAAACAGCTAAATAAATTACTGGGTTTCACACAATAATGAATCTGAAACTTGGAAATTTGATATATGAGCTTAAGTcgaaattttacattatttcaCTGTTAATTAACTCCTGCGATGCATTATATGAGaaatattaacaatatataCATTTAGTCATGTGCTTTCTTTGATAACATCTAATATTTCTTGTAACTCATTTTACCTATTGAGAGTAGTAATTATGCAATATATATAgttgca belongs to Glycine soja cultivar W05 chromosome 5, ASM419377v2, whole genome shotgun sequence and includes:
- the LOC114412390 gene encoding calmodulin-like protein 1, coding for MQTTTLVEAILKPICLSLVPPSHKTYTMSNLSFLQFHSSNSLGHSSFQPNSPNPNNNIKSSKQTSNVGCNIQPKSEEMKWVFDKFDTNKDGKITLEEYKAAVRTMGWGIEGTETDESFQVMDSDGDGFIDFKEFMDMFNVEERVKETEIKSAFQVFDLNGDGKISAEELSQVLKSLGESCSLSACKKMVMGVDRNGDGFIDLNEFMRMMMSCKKLT